The following is a genomic window from Rhododendron vialii isolate Sample 1 chromosome 9a, ASM3025357v1.
TAAATCAGGCGCATTTTCTATTAGGCGATGTTTTGGTTGCTCTTGATTTCGAGGGTCCAATTTTCGGAATTTTTTCTGACTGGTGGCCCCTCCCTCTCGACAATAGCATGATCGCATAAGTGTGGGCACTATAAGTCTTCTGTTGTCATAACAGATGATGCTATGTAGAAACTGCTGtctttgtttgatattttttctcgtgtattctgtttttgtttttattagagATGCATCAGGTTGGTAGAGTTCATTTCACACATTGAGTTCGCAATTGTTTTGTCCACTTACATTCCATTAACCTTGATAGGTGCATTCAGAGTGCAGATACGGTAGTTGATTGTAAATGAGCGGCAGTGTATTTTTCACGAATCACTAAATGACTTGGCAACTTGGGCAATGCAGTCCCAGTAAGCTAGTAACAAAATGTAATACAGGGAATTAATCAAACCTGCAGGCACACTGTCAACGATACACGACAGGAAATGAAATTTTCGAAGTTACCAGTAGGGGTGCTTAACAATGTACATCAAGTGATGTCTGAAAAGACAGGAAATGAAATTGTCGAAGCTTACCTTTGGCACTGTAGCCAATACTTCCGATGACATCCTGGATGAGACCAACATCGCAATTGTCTGTTGTCTTAATGCTAAACAAAAGAACAACATTCTCACCGCAAAAACCATACTTCAATCCGAGTGTCTACATTGTCACTTTTCATTGGCCATATTTAGCAGGAACCCAACAGAAAGGCTCTCGTACGATCTGATATGTCATTTCCTAATTTCAGCAAATAACCTTTCCAAATTCCAATTGAATTAGAGATGCAAATTTGCCATTAGAGCAGGATTGTCAAATTTACAACATTCAGGATACTGTAGCATGCCAAATTATCTGTCTACTAGCAAAatcactgtggatgctcttaggatAAACCATCACGTGAACCAACCAAATTCTGCCACACGTACACACGCATGAAGTACATATTGTGATATAGTTGATTGGTGTACAAGAGTGCTCTAAGAGCAAGCAATTATTTCCAGAGTAGAAACCAGAACATTTTGTGATCTTTTTAATTCACCACCTATCTTTTTAATTTATGAGGGTGAAGAATCCAAAGGATAACCTAAGAAAATCAGAagatttcaaataaaaataattagtcACCAACTCTCTCTTAGGCAACACTGAGTGAAGATTGGGCCCCGGCCACCTTCCATAGCTTGATCCAGTCCACCATGGCATTAGCAGCACGACCAAACACAGGGTCCACAGGTCCGAGCCGCTCCTTCACTGCTGCAGCCATCTCAACCACACAATCCTCAGCCGAAATCGCATCTGGCGACAACTTCAACGACTGAAAGAAAGGCACCACTTCCTCCatcagcttcactcctttccaATCTTTCTTCAAACTCTCAACCACATCTCCCCTCTCCTTCCTCCACACATACGGCAGCCCAGTCTTCACCCCCAGCCCCATGTGGTCAGACACCACTTTCACACACATTCCACACCATATATCTTCCACTGTCTCCCACCTGAACTTTCCTTCCCCAGCCAACATCAAAGCCGGCAACAAAGCAGGACCCACAAGCTCCCTATCAAAACCAATGTTGATTCCGCTCAGAGGCATCATCGACCTTGCAGGAACGGTTAGAACAGCATCAACATATCGAGAATTCCTCAGCTCAGGCTTTAGGGCTTGTGTTGGTGCATCATAGTCTGCTAAATTAAGCCACAGACCACACGAAAGAGTGCATGGCACCCCATTTCTCAAACTAAAGGGGTACCCACGAACGAAATCAGCTCCCTTGCGGTAAGGATCATAGAGTGTGTTGAAGAAAAAAGGAGTAGCTGGAGTTGAAAGGTTGGTGATGTGCTGGGCCACAATATCGACTAAATCACCATTATTGTCCCTGGCAGGGGAACAGTCATCATCGACTGAGATAATGTACTTTTTCCGCGACATTAGATAACCAAAGTAGCGGCATGAGTACCCTGAAAAGAGAAGGGTCGCGGAGGAAGAGCCCACAGTTCGGTCTATATCAGACTTGGAATAGACATCAAGATTGAAACCACCCGGTATTTTGAGTTCCTCTTTGAGATCAGGATCTTTGACAATTATGAGGTGGTATCGTGAGAATATCAGCCTCCACTCTTCCATGAAGGATGTAAGATCAGAGTGGAGAGCACCAATAACAATATCAACCTCATTATCCATGATACTTTCTTGAGACATTGTCAAATATTGGGGTTAAAGAAATACTGACGGAAAAACTTGTTCAGCAACACCTAAATTTAGCTTTGTGTTCGAATTACAGAAGTGTGCTTGCAGAGCGTCCAACAATATTAAAATTTCTCAGAGCATCCTGAGAAAAAAGAATTTCTCAGTcagagagatgagaaaataatCTCCCAGAATTGGTGTACAGCGGATATTATACATGAACGACTTACTAGTTGGTAGGACAGGAGTCAGGACATGCTGGATGTTAAGGGACTCAATAAGAGAAAGCACTTCTTCTTTTCCAGTTGCAATAAATAAGTTCAAAATCCTTTCAGTCAGCTTCCCAGCTCTCAAAGTTCGCTGCCAATTGACATTATAACTAAACTATGAAAAGACATTCATATTACCAGAAGGGGAGAGGATAACTACAGTACTAGAAAGAAACGCTCTTGTATGGGTGGGTATGTCTGTGGGGGTGTACACGCACAAAACTCTCAAAACAATCAAGAGGCCTAGTGGCGATTCCAGGATTTTGGAAACGTGGGGTCATTTATAAGCAATAAATTCTCTAAccaattataaataaaaaaaatcagtagTAATGATAAACAAATCACTGAATCAGACTAAACGTTGTTGTATTCAGATTACCAATGAAGCATTAGCAGCATGCATAGGAATTAAGAACATTAAAGGAGGTTGAATAACGTGTATCATGAGAGAGCTTGCAACTACAACATATGTAATGGTAAAATTGACCGATACACAGGTCCTATTTCATTTTCTCATATTCAAATTGCAAGTGTCTGCGCAAGACCAAGAGGGTTTATCCTACTGGTTGGCGTGCCCCCTTACCAGACCTGATGTCTAGTTCGAGTAAGCTTTGCAAAGTGCAGCTTCCCCGTACCCATCCCATCCTAAAAGATGGTTGTTGTGGATAACTACTTTAGCCACCATCAACTTAGACATATCATTCAAGAAAAACGGAAATTCTTCAGCCGAATTAGCACCAACCAAAAGGAAATGTGAATATCTATAAATTCTACATAGCAGAAACATAGAAGAACTCAAAGACTAGACAAATAGAAAAATGGCAGAAACATTTCTCAAAATAGAGCAAGTCTAACAGGATTCATTTGATAAAAAATGTACCCTGAGATACTGAAATGTATCCTATCTAGTATCTACATACATATTAGAATTGCACAAAAAGGTAGAATACATTAACAGTTTTTTAGCCAACGGTTTATTAATCCATACGCCAGTTATGTATTACAATCCTTCATCCTACAACAAGTGTGCCTCCCACAAACGCTTACTCCTATAAATGCCCCGCATGTAATGGGAGATCGGTTAAGACATGGAAAGTGGAAACTCATGATTTGCATTTTGCACTTCAAAAAATTACCCTCCAACTTATCATGCTGCTAACATATTTTGCATTTGAATCAACCCGAGATACAAAAATACGTAAGAAGCAAACTTCCTGGGACAATAGGAGTAAAACAGTGACGATCTCAGTGACCAACCAAGATTTGGCTAATTGGCAATCCTGTGAAAGGGAGTTTAATACCCGTGAACCGCGTGCACCTCAGATGCGATCGGGGATCAAAAAGCCACCGAGGGCAAGTGGGTAACTAATTAGGCCCAATTTAACATCATCTGAGGGAAAATTGGGAGCGATTAGGCCTCTAGGGTTTTGAACCTCGCAAAACCGGTGCAATTACACTCAACTAGTCCCAATGTATGTtaacagaagaaaaagaacataaTCCATTCAAAACAAGATCTGAACCAgccaaaacaaataacaaacaGAAAGGAAATAATGCAAAGAAAAACCTCAATCTGAGAGCGGAGTAGAGTTCATAAATCAAAACCCAATACTGTACCAAATCAAGAGCTCAAACGTGGATTATTTCGCATACAGAATTAAGCAAGGAAATATGCGAAGATGGGTATATAtaaggagaaggagagagaagtgGGGTACCAGAAAGAGGTCAAGAAGGATGTGTTCGGGGATTGGGGAGAGATCTGAAAAGTTGGAGAGGTTGTTAATAAGGGCAGCGTCAATCGCGAGCGAAACTAGGGAAGGCGGGGTTCTCATTCATTCGAGTCTCCTCCTtctgctcctctctctctctctctctctctctctcctctctcgagGTTCTTGCTGACAATACAATAAAAGTGTACGCCTAAAAGGTCAACCAGACCAGATCCATTAACGGTGTGCGGATTTGATGTAAAAATCCGAAATCGTTTTAGGTGTACGGACATAATTTGGGAATTGGGAGGGCACATGTGGGTCGgacgagttgagttttgttcaccttccacTTAACCCTCTTTTTTATTAGTTGAAATAGTGTGGACCCAATCACAAATTAATGTCACCATTTAtaacatcactttgtgatgggGTCCAAACcattttcaaccaataagaaaaaGGGTATTGTTCATCCTCTATTAAggaagatgaacaaaattacaCTTGGGTCGGACATAAGTCCCGCGAGGATTGGGGATTCCTACGGTGCTGTCGTGTAGGACGGCTGATCCGGCCGTCCATTTTAGCACCAACGGCTCGGATTTAATCTGAACTCCTAttgatccgaaccgtccattgTTTGGATTAAAATTCAAGCCATCTATTGCTGAGATGGACGGCCCAGATGCGCCCTACAGGATCCCGTCACGCTAGCATGAAAGGGCTTTTAATTGTGAGTGCGAGGAAATTAGGAGTGGGAGTGAAGGCCATTTTTAAATAACTATGTGACTAAGGATCAGAAAATTTCAATCACATCTGCATTTGGATCTTTATACTTTCGTATCTGGATCTTTATACTTTCGTCTATGTTCGTAACATTATTCTTTATCCATAGGAAAATAGTATTGTCAAATTGCTTTTGTTAGAGctaatatattttaaatatatataagaCCCTCGTATAATGCACTTGGTGTAAAGTGTTTTTAACATCCACTATGATCGAATTTTTTTGGCATTACTGTTTACTCGTTAGTTTTTTGTATCAGGATCACCCGCATAATTAAATTATAGAAATGTCACATTTTAAATCGAAAAATCATGATGTGAAAGAGGCGATTTTGAAAAACCCCAAATGAAGAggtggtgattttgaaaactccAAATGAACAAAACCGTTATTAATGTTAacctatttttgtttcttatttgaCGTGAAGAGGAGTTTTCCGACTCCCACTTTTTGTGGTTTAAAAATTGCTTAATTCAATAACCGAAATGACAAGTAAAGTGACAATTATTCAAAGCTTTTGAAAAGTGCATCTATTAATTGATGTATATCGTCCTCCCACATCGACAGTCGATATGTGCCTAATTTCCATCCCCAGAAAGACACAATGAAAAATGCTTCATCTACATCTATATCCCAATAACCTGTTCAGGAGGGACATTGCTCCTCTTTCACAAGTATGTGCCCACCATTAACCATTGTACCCTATTTAATGAGTAGAGAGAAGTTTTCAAACTCACTTTCTACCATTTAATTGTCAAAttcattgtttaaaaaattcttaaattcAGGCTCCGTTTgcttcgatgtaaaatgtttttcatgtaaaatattttttcagaaaacgaacttcaaacttttgtttTCCGGAgtttggttgacacttgaaaatatttttggaaatcaacaaaatagtatagAGAGGGAGATGGAGAGTTTAAACGGTAGAGAGATATGAGATTATTAGAATTGAACAtgggtcaggactgacgatcgaagaaactgagcagtgagaattgcagtagaaggcagcgggttcatttcggaaaataacttaccgGAGATATaaaggtaagtcattttcatccaattgatggaaaatgttttacatgtaaaatattttcctcattttttacacaaccaaacaccgaaaaatagataaaacattttaccgaaaaatattatacgtccaaacaaatggagcctcaATATCCAACAGTGTTACACTGAACGGAGAGATGACAAGGAAATCGCAAACTATCCAGTTTGTAGGAATGATAGGAAAACTAATATCTCTAGAGAATATTCTTGACTCACACTTATAGCCTAGGGTGGACACAAGGGACACCCGGGAACCAATCCCCTGGAAATATTCCCAAATGAAGGCTGGTGTTCATTCTTTTGGCACCTATGCCAAAAGAAAGGAGGTTTCCAAGgtactattctaacaatactgactttcaCCGATCCAAAAAGCAAGAAGGCAGAAGTGTACGGGCGCACTTGTGAGTGCATGTGGAAGAGAGATTGAAAAGACCAAAAATTAACAGCACAGAACAAACAAATAGCCTTCCGCAGCACCATTTTAGCCAAACTACAAGCAGTGTTCAGGTCCTTCCACGCAAATACCCCAACGATGCAAACAAACTTTAACAAACAACTGACAAGAAAGTTTACAATGAAACAATAACCTCTACTTCACTCCAACAATGGACATGAGAAATTGGAGCCTGTCATTCACCTCCACAAGATCAGAGGGGTTTTTGAATGAGGCAGCTGGTGGCTCTACTCCCGTGAAGATGCAGAGGGCTTTTATTTCCTCGACGCACGTTGCATGGGGTGCAGCTTTATATCCCACTATCGCTCTTAGTGCTTTGATATGTTCCCATATTTTCTTCTCGCTTAGTGGCACCTACAAGAGAATGATCTATCAGAAACCAATTCAAATACTCATGTAAAGTCTTAGCAATGATGCAAattaagaaaggaaaaaacaagaatggAGATCCACATAATCAGATGAGTCCACGACAGGTCATTATGCTCTGAGACTACAGGGGTGGTATGATAAAagggaaaattagccataaggactgtaaaatagttttcatttaagGAAAGGACACCAGGAAAATAGTTTTCAATGgaggtccttcaactttttgagtttttaagtcataaggccaaaacatgtttaggcactttcatagggttttcgggtgcactttcctattatagggttttagtggtttgggcactttcataggcacatttgtccttatgtttgattgcaaaatgtgtttgtccttgagctcaaaaaacGTAAATATGAAGGATTTTTGGCCAAGTCTCCCATGATAAAATCCGACGTAAATGGCAATACACGTAGCTAAATGTCCTAACTGCTAGACATGCCGGAACTGGAGTGCTTGGTTCAACTACAACAATATGCTAATTTCCAAGTGTATGGTGCTGCAAGCAAGGTCACTAGCAAACACCACACAAACCGATGGCACTGATATAAGTTACATAATCCACCAGCAACTAGGTATTAGAATCAGCATGCCTACACAAAGCGTGCCTATGGTTGTGCTTATCTGTTCTTTACTTCAAAATAAGGTCCACAAAGTAGCAATCCTTTACATGAGGTTGACACCATAGTGCAGGTCAAAAAGCAGCCAAGGACAATCTGTAAGGctgacacacacaaaaacaccaATCTTTTGTACTTATTTCTTATCGCTTCGAAATAAGGTTATGGATCGAAGCGAGAGGACACTGACGACAGCCCCAACCGATGTTGGATGCTCACGCGGATTTTTAGTGCTTATTTCGTATTGATTCCATAGCAATACTGATCTCGTCAATTATGTGGGAGTAACTGGGGCATGATTATATTCACTCAACAGCTCAACCAGAACCTTCCCCGGGACAAATAACTAACCAATAATAGAAACATGTACCCAAGCCTTCCAGAAACCAAAGCTTGGCGCCATGTCAACCCACGACTGTACCAggagcttaagctattagaaaATCGGTTCAATAATATATGTCAAGCTATCCAACACTGTACGCATATTTGACCAAGACTACTGGCCACCAAAAAACAACAGACAATAATATACCCAAATATTGATTAACTGTTTCTCGTAATGAACAAGAAGAATCAATACTCCGTTACACTTACTAACATTCCCGTCATGGCTAGATGTGGCATAGGTGAAAGATGAGCCCAAAACAACTGGATATTCAAGAGACGTCGACTATAAAATTGTTATTGGACCCATGTGGCACTTTCAAACGTTTTCCTGCCCAGCTCACACACAATAGGCTAAGAAACAACATTATCAAATCTTTTTCATTCACCATCTCATAGAAACGAGAAAGGAAACATTGGTTATGAACTGACCTTACGAACAGGCATAACGATATCAATTCCAGCATGTTTTGACTTGGGATCCTCTGCCGGGACATGAAGCTCCAAAGAACCTGCATTCCCTTCTGAAGTGTGACCTGAAATGTTTTGATATTCTGCAGATGATTTGAGCCATATGCTCAGAGAAAGTCAGAACCACACTAAGATTCAAGAAAGAATGTGAAAGGAAATATCACACGGCATCATTGCTTCTAACACTCTATATACCTTCAGGATTCTCAGCGGTTGTGTAAGAGCGCTCGTCACTGGCTCCATGTCTGTCATCAGCATTCACAAGTGTGTTCCCCTTTATTGGCTTACTAATATCTCCAATTGGTTCCTCTACTACCACAACCTTCTCCGCCTTCATTTCATCTCTGTTGTCTTCTTTTATACCCGCTTCAACTTGTTCCACCACCCCCGATACGGCGTCCACATGTTCTTCGGTTCTGCTTTCTCGAATCTCCTTATTTTGTTTAGGCCCCTTGTTTCTCTTCTTGCCTCCTTTCATCTTTCCAATAAGTTTTTCCAATTTCACACCTTTGACTTCCGATGGTTTCTTTGTTTCTGCAGCCATAGTCAAATTCTTCTGATCCATGTCCTTGGCAGTATGATCACTTATTTCTTTCCTCTGCCACTTGTCCTTTTCCACAGGATCACCAACATCACCTTCATCCCTGACTTTTTGTAACAATCCTGTAGTAACTCTCGCTAAATCCTCCTCTTCATTGGAAAGTTTCACTTTATCAGCACGGTCTCTATCTACAACTCCTCCTTTAATCACATCTCCATTTTTCTCAGCTTTTCCTACCACAACTTCAATTTGATGCACATCTACTGGCTTCTCCCACTTGCTTCTTTCTACTACTGGTACGTCCTTTTCCTCTTCTCTGATTCCTTCAATTTTCACTTCAATCCCTTCCAATGGCTCCTTATCCTTTCCCTCTACATCTTCACCCACATCTTTCTCATACCCATCTTTATTGACTATTTCATCTACGCCATTCCTTGGTTCTTCGTCATCCTTCTCAATGCTTTTGCGCCCATATTCATCTGCATTCATTTCTAAATCATACCCCAAGTCCTTCACAATTTCGTTGTCTACTTCTTCCACTAGTTCTTGATCATCGATCTCATCACCTTTTCGCCAATACTCACCATCTCCAAATCCAAATtccgtttcttcttcttctacttctccTTTGGTTGGTGTTCCAATCCCCAACATAAGAGGATATCTTGGCCCAGGAAGCAACTTGCTCATGAGCTTCTCAGTGCAAGCATAACTTGCAAAGACCAGCCCAAAAGGAACGGAGAATGCAAACCCGAGTGCAGAAATAACCACAAGCGGAGGGAGAACCAAGGGAGCAGATGAGATCATGACACCGGTGATGACAATCTTCTTTCCCAGGCTCAGACCCTTGTGCAGAATCCAACTCACCTTGCTGTTACTTCCATCTGATGATGAGTGTCTCTGGACTTCCCACTCCTCACTTGGATTGTCCATCCTACCAAACACAAAGAACAACGTCATCCATCAGATCAGGAACATTCTATTCTGTTTAGTTGCGAAGAATCATGTTGAAACAAAACTGGACCATTACAGCTAACCGCTTGGGCCTTCCATCCGTGATCCAACGAACCGGATTGGTATGGTTAAATTTCTCTACTAACCATCTCCTAGTTACGAAATTGGAGAAATTTTGTGGTTACCAATTTTTCAAACCTGTTTTCGGTAAAATAAAATCCccttttttcaagaaaaaagcCCCCAAAAAGTGCTCTTGAATTCCTGAAAACTGTTTTGCTATAAAAACTAtaactttttctatttttaagaactgttttctgcaaaaaataattaattttctgAAAACTTTGTTTACTTCTTTGGAAGTAATTTTTCACTCTCTCAAACTTTTACAGAAAGTCAGAAGCCATTTTTGCAAACTTCTCCATCGCATGTATACTCGATTAATGTTTGACCGAAAATAAATTGGGAGAACTGTTTAATTCCTTTTCTATccaaaaaaccttttttttccccaaagaaATAAGATAGAAAATCCCTAGTGGTCCCGAGACTTAGGATTTGCTCTCTCTAAAGGTTTTAAGTTCAGAAcctcttaggtgctatcaattGATTCAACTACTTTGGAGCCCGTCAAGAGAGAGTACTTGCTCTGGCTTCAAGTGGGCCCCTGCAGTGGTGGACGATGGGTTTATGGACCCAGGATTAGCCGAAGATAAGTTGGCCTAGATatctggttataaaaaaaatccctcGAAAACATAAATCTGCCAACCAAACAGATTCTCTCAAGTGTTCTCAACCCTCGAAGCCTCTACGTTTGATCGATGATCTACCAGcggaaaataattaaacaatataCATCCCTAGCTCTTCCTTTCAGAGGAACTACATAAATATATAACGAAATTGAAAAGGAAGAACAACTGATCAGCAGCTTTTGTTCAGCAAATACAGAAACGGAGAATTTCACAACGAATTACCAGAAGATAACAGCCTAAATAAACAGAGGGTGCTCAAGAACGGTACCTGATGCTGTTGTTATAGCAGTAGAGCTCAAGTTATTTTGAAGTCATTAATGAGCTTTTGAGATGGAGAGAACAAGTCTACAACTAAATGGGGGTTTGGACATCAGGGTGGGAGAGGTGGGTTTGTGTTCATctcatgtagagagagagagagagagagaggggttttaCCGTGACACGCGTTGGAAAGAGGGAGAAGACAGGTGCAGGGAGTGGAGAAGCCAGAGAGCAGCTGCATGCAGAGCATCTAGTGCATgttccgagagagagaaagaggattAGATTGCGCATTTCAACGTGGCTACGGAACACTAAAAACGCCTTGAAAATAGAAGCTTTGCCTGCCCGGTCTGAGGTTGGACAAGAGTCATACGAGTGTATAAATTAGTCTGGAAattcaattataaaaaaaaatattacaataaaAAAGAGTCGACACGTGCGTAAATTAATCTGAATGTCCGATTATTAAAAACACTTGGAGCATCTTCGAATGGAATCATCAAATCCTACATGCGGAAGAGTTGTCATTTTTAAAGCCAACACCAGCTTCAATCCAATGCTATTTGAAAGGTCATATCTTACATggatttgaaattaccttttgcCGGTGCCATTTTTTAAGGCAATGTCAAATCTTTATTTGTTAGAAAAAAAGTGACCATTTGAGAATAAAACTTGAGTTTGAGTACATCTTTCTCCACATAGAATCTGACTTAGCTATTAGAGGGCTGTTGGCCGCATCACACCAGTGTCAAATTTTCCATTGCAAGTTGGCGAGACTGAGCACGCCAAAAATCGACTCATCACACTCTCTTTCTTGCATGGACTTCTCAATTTTCATTTAAGTTTTAAGCAAGGGAAAAAAGGTACAGATATGtccaattttttgaattttttcatgaGTTTATGTAGCATAAAGTTATGAAACCCACATTTCTAACCTTTTTCACtatatgttttttctttcaaaacttATCATGCAAAAAAAGCACGAGATTTTGTAAGAATCTTATTTTTACAATAGCTTTTTACACAAATAAACTATTATTCTCAAATTTCGTATAAATTTCTTCTACCAAATGAATGCAATAATTATTGTCTCTTATGCTAAAATTTTATCAGGAATAATTATTATTCATCAACTCAATCACAAATCAACAGAACCTTTGGGGTTGGGCCGATGTGAAAAACTAAAGTTCAGCATGCACATGTAGGCTGGTTTAGCTTTTTCCTTTGAGGAAAGAATCAGGCTTCTCTAGAGTTTATGATTGAGTTGCCGAGAACAATCAGTGTAGTCTCAatcgttcaaaaatatttttaattattattttttattttgtaccgggaagaattttttttgtaataaagaACTTCAATTATTGAGAGGAACAAACAGGATGAAACGGCAGAGGAGCCGAGTCCTTGCATGTGGTAGAGGTGTCAAAACGGCTGGGCCCGTTAAGCTCCGTGTCAACCGTGTTTCGTATTGTGTCGTGTCGGCCCTTTTACCTAATCGTGTTGGTCTCGTGCTTTGTTCATATCGGCACATCTCCAATCGACTTtcaatggaaaggaaaaaaactccGTAAAGTGTTAAATATTcataacacaaaaaatataaaatgttATGTTATAgtataaataagaaatttataaaattttggctttaaaattagtattttgtGCGTTATGCCCTTTCGTGCCCGTCAGAACCGTGTCGGTGCTAGACCCACTTGTATGCCCTGTTCATACCGTGCCGTGACAATCCGGTCCATTTGACACCTCCAGGGGCACCTTTTATTTGGTTAGTGTCGGCCAGATACCAAGTTGGGTCTCCAATGTGACGTCACTTCCTTTCCAAAACCAAACTGGTATCGTTTTCTTTCCCGACCCAAACTCGGAagcaaaactctctctctctctctctctctctctctctctccatatgcATATATCTGCCCTCTGCGTCGGTCGGTGCCTTCTACCTTGCGCTCGTAGAGATAAGAGTTTTACTTTAGGTTTTGATTGATTCAGTATTCAGAGACCAGcgtatttgtttttgttgccGATGAAGATCGTTCGTAGAGACCTCGTTCCCGATGGCCCTGGTAGCGTCAAGGTATTCACATGCttcccaactctctctctctctctctctctctctctctctcacgcacgCACACATGCTAGTCTAATTTCCcgggaaaaaaacagaaactttCTCCGTCGTTTTTTCTTATTGTCTTTGATTCGAGTTTTTCGTAATTAGAGTGTTGCGTAGTGAATTTTCACTGATTGATATTGGTGTTTTTTCCTCTCGTTTTTGTCTGTGGTGTGCAGATGGTTCCAGATGAAGCAGACGACTTATGGCTTGCTTACAATCTCATAGCTGAGGGCGACACTGTCCTAGCCGTTACCGTTAGGTATCTCCCTCTTTGAATTTACTAGATTTACTGTTAAATgtgtttctctcttctctttgaATTTGTCGTAAAAGGTTCAAGCTTTCGGGTGCAGTACtaaataacagtttttttttatttataaatttt
Proteins encoded in this region:
- the LOC131301097 gene encoding probable UDP-arabinopyranose mutase 5 isoform X2, with product MRTPPSLVSLAIDAALINNLSNFSDLSPIPEHILLDLFLRTLRAGKLTERILNLFIATGKEEVLSLIESLNIQHVLTPVLPTKSIMDNEVDIVIGALHSDLTSFMEEWRLIFSRYHLIIVKDPDLKEELKIPGGFNLDVYSKSDIDRTVGSSSATLLFSGYSCRYFGYLMSRKKYIISVDDDCSPARDNNGDLVDIVAQHITNLSTPATPFFFNTLYDPYRKGADFVRGYPFSLRNGVPCTLSCGLWLNLADYDAPTQALKPELRNSRYVDAVLTVPARSMMPLSGINIGFDRELVGPALLPALMLAGEGKFRWETVEDIWCGMCVKVVSDHMGLGVKTGLPYVWRKERGDVVESLKKDWKGVKLMEEVVPFFQSLKLSPDAISAEDCVVEMAAAVKERLGPVDPVFGRAANAMVDWIKLWKVAGAQSSLSVA
- the LOC131301097 gene encoding probable UDP-arabinopyranose mutase 5 isoform X1; the protein is MSQESIMDNEVDIVIGALHSDLTSFMEEWRLIFSRYHLIIVKDPDLKEELKIPGGFNLDVYSKSDIDRTVGSSSATLLFSGYSCRYFGYLMSRKKYIISVDDDCSPARDNNGDLVDIVAQHITNLSTPATPFFFNTLYDPYRKGADFVRGYPFSLRNGVPCTLSCGLWLNLADYDAPTQALKPELRNSRYVDAVLTVPARSMMPLSGINIGFDRELVGPALLPALMLAGEGKFRWETVEDIWCGMCVKVVSDHMGLGVKTGLPYVWRKERGDVVESLKKDWKGVKLMEEVVPFFQSLKLSPDAISAEDCVVEMAAAVKERLGPVDPVFGRAANAMVDWIKLWKVAGAQSSLSVA
- the LOC131301098 gene encoding uncharacterized protein LOC131301098, with protein sequence MDNPSEEWEVQRHSSSDGSNSKVSWILHKGLSLGKKIVITGVMISSAPLVLPPLVVISALGFAFSVPFGLVFASYACTEKLMSKLLPGPRYPLMLGIGTPTKGEVEEEETEFGFGDGEYWRKGDEIDDQELVEEVDNEIVKDLGYDLEMNADEYGRKSIEKDDEEPRNGVDEIVNKDGYEKDVGEDVEGKDKEPLEGIEVKIEGIREEEKDVPVVERSKWEKPVDVHQIEVVVGKAEKNGDVIKGGVVDRDRADKVKLSNEEEDLARVTTGLLQKVRDEGDVGDPVEKDKWQRKEISDHTAKDMDQKNLTMAAETKKPSEVKGVKLEKLIGKMKGGKKRNKGPKQNKEIRESRTEEHVDAVSGVVEQVEAGIKEDNRDEMKAEKVVVVEEPIGDISKPIKGNTLVNADDRHGASDERSYTTAENPEEYQNISGHTSEGNAGSLELHVPAEDPKSKHAGIDIVMPVRKVPLSEKKIWEHIKALRAIVGYKAAPHATCVEEIKALCIFTGVEPPAASFKNPSDLVEVNDRLQFLMSIVGVK